The following proteins come from a genomic window of Streptococcus oralis:
- a CDS encoding extracellular solute-binding protein, whose product MSSKFMKSAAVLGTTTLASLLLVACGSKTADKAADTSSSEAKEITFYVEDQYKAYAEKVAAAYEKESGTKVNIKSGDQLGGLDKLSLDNQSGQAADVMMAPYDRVGSLGTDGQLSEVTLSDGAKTDDKTKSLVTAADGKVYGAPAVIESLVMYYNKDLLKEAPKTFAELEELAKDSKYAFAGEDGKTTAFLADWTNFYYAYGLLAGNGGYVFGQNGKDAKDIGLANDGSITGINYAKSWYEKWPKGMQDTEGAANLIQTQFQEGKTAAIIDGPWKAQAFKDAKVNYGVATIPTLPNGKEYTPFGGGKAWIIPSSTKNLEAAQKFVDFLVSTEQQKAFYDATNEIPANTEARSYAEGKNDELTTAVIKQFKNAQPMPNISQMSAVWDPAKTMLFDAVSGKKDAKTAANDAVTLIKETIKQKFGE is encoded by the coding sequence ATGTCATCTAAATTCATGAAGAGCGCTGCTGTGCTCGGAACTACTACTCTTGCTAGCTTACTTTTGGTAGCTTGCGGAAGCAAAACTGCTGATAAAGCAGCTGATACTAGCTCATCTGAAGCAAAAGAAATCACTTTCTACGTTGAAGACCAATACAAAGCCTACGCTGAAAAAGTTGCTGCAGCTTATGAAAAAGAATCAGGTACAAAAGTTAACATCAAATCAGGTGACCAACTTGGTGGACTTGACAAACTTTCTCTTGACAACCAATCAGGTCAAGCTGCTGACGTTATGATGGCACCATACGACCGCGTAGGTAGCCTTGGTACTGACGGACAACTTTCAGAAGTTACTTTGAGCGATGGTGCAAAAACAGATGATAAGACTAAATCTCTTGTAACAGCTGCTGACGGTAAAGTTTACGGTGCTCCTGCCGTTATTGAGTCACTTGTTATGTACTACAACAAAGACTTGCTAAAAGAAGCTCCAAAAACTTTTGCTGAATTAGAAGAACTTGCTAAAGACAGCAAATACGCTTTCGCTGGTGAAGATGGCAAAACTACTGCATTCCTAGCTGACTGGACAAACTTCTACTACGCATACGGACTTCTTGCTGGTAACGGTGGTTACGTATTCGGACAAAACGGTAAAGACGCTAAAGACATCGGTCTTGCAAACGACGGTTCTATCACAGGTATCAACTACGCTAAATCTTGGTACGAAAAATGGCCTAAAGGTATGCAAGATACTGAAGGTGCTGCAAACTTGATCCAAACTCAATTCCAAGAAGGTAAAACAGCTGCTATCATCGACGGTCCTTGGAAAGCTCAAGCATTCAAAGATGCTAAAGTAAACTACGGTGTTGCTACTATTCCAACTCTTCCAAATGGTAAAGAATACACACCATTCGGTGGTGGTAAAGCTTGGATCATCCCATCAAGCACTAAGAACCTTGAAGCTGCACAAAAATTTGTAGACTTCCTTGTTTCAACTGAACAACAAAAAGCATTCTACGATGCAACTAACGAAATCCCAGCTAACACTGAAGCTCGTTCATACGCTGAAGGTAAAAACGATGAGTTGACAACAGCTGTTATCAAACAGTTCAAGAACGCTCAACCAATGCCAAACATTTCTCAAATGTCAGCAGTTTGGGATCCAGCTAAAACAATGCTCTTTGACGCTGTAAGTGGTAAAAAAGATGCTAAGACAGCTGCTAACGATGCTGTAACATTGATCAAAGAAACAATCAAACAAAAATTTGGTGAATAA
- the glgP gene encoding glycogen/starch/alpha-glucan family phosphorylase, translated as MLPLKEFVQKRYNKTIAECSNEELYLALLNYSKFASSQKPVNTGKKKVYYISAEFLIGKLLSNNLINLGLYDDVKKELADAGKELIEIEEVELEPSLGNGGLGRLAACFIDSIATLGLNGDGVGLNYHFGLFQQVLKNNQQETIPNAWLTEQNWLVRSSRSYQVPFAHFTLTSTLYDIDVPGYKTATKNRLRLFDLDSVDSSIIEDGINFDKTDIARNLTLFLYPDDSDKQGELLRIFQQYFMVSNGAQLIIDEAIEKGSNLHDLADYAVVQINDTHPSMVIPELIRLLTARGIELDEAISIVRSMTAYTNHTILAEALEKWPLEFLQEVVPHLVPIIKELDRRVKAEYKDPAVQIIDENDRVHMAHMDIHYGYSVNGVAALHTEILKNSELKAFYDIYPEKFNNKTNGITFRRWLMHANPRLSHYLDEIIGEGWHHEADELEKLLSYEDKAAVKEKLESIKAHNKRKLARHLKDHQGVEINTNSIFDIQIKRLHEYKRQQMNALYVIHKYLDIKAGNIPARPITVFFGGKAAPAYTIAQDIIHLILCLSEVIANDPEVAPHLQVVMVENYNVTAASFLIPACDISEQISLASKEASGTGNMKFMLNGALTLGTMDGANVEIAELVGDENIYIFGEDSETVIDLYAKAAYKSSEFYAREAIKPLVDFIVSDAVLAVGKKERLERLYNELINKDWFMTLLDLEDYIKVKEQMLADYEDRDAWLDKVIVNIAKAGFFSSDRTIAQYNEDIWHLN; from the coding sequence ATGTTACCATTAAAAGAATTTGTACAAAAGCGTTACAATAAAACTATTGCAGAATGTAGCAATGAAGAGCTTTACCTTGCTCTTCTCAACTACAGCAAGTTTGCTAGCAGCCAAAAACCAGTCAACACTGGTAAGAAGAAAGTTTACTACATCTCAGCTGAGTTCTTGATTGGTAAACTCTTGTCAAACAACTTGATCAACCTTGGTCTTTACGACGATGTGAAAAAAGAACTTGCTGATGCCGGTAAAGAGTTGATCGAAATCGAAGAAGTAGAATTGGAACCATCACTTGGTAACGGTGGTTTGGGACGTTTGGCAGCCTGCTTTATCGACTCAATCGCTACACTTGGTTTGAATGGTGACGGCGTTGGTTTGAACTACCACTTCGGTCTTTTCCAACAAGTTCTTAAAAATAACCAACAAGAAACAATTCCAAATGCTTGGTTGACTGAGCAAAACTGGTTGGTACGCTCAAGCCGTAGCTACCAAGTGCCATTCGCACATTTCACATTGACATCTACCCTTTACGATATCGATGTACCTGGTTACAAGACAGCAACAAAGAACCGCTTGCGTTTGTTTGACTTGGATTCAGTTGATTCTTCTATCATCGAAGATGGTATCAACTTTGACAAGACAGATATCGCTCGCAACTTGACTCTCTTCCTTTACCCAGACGATAGCGACAAGCAAGGTGAATTGCTCCGTATCTTCCAACAATACTTCATGGTTTCAAACGGTGCGCAATTGATCATCGATGAAGCAATCGAAAAAGGAAGCAACTTGCATGACCTTGCGGACTACGCAGTTGTACAAATCAACGATACTCACCCATCAATGGTGATCCCTGAATTGATCCGTCTTTTGACTGCGCGTGGTATCGAGCTTGACGAAGCAATCTCTATCGTTCGTAGCATGACTGCCTACACTAACCATACAATCCTTGCTGAAGCCCTTGAAAAATGGCCTCTTGAATTCTTGCAAGAAGTGGTTCCTCACTTGGTACCAATCATCAAAGAATTGGACCGTCGTGTGAAAGCAGAATACAAAGACCCAGCTGTTCAAATCATCGATGAAAACGACCGTGTACACATGGCTCACATGGATATCCACTACGGATACAGTGTTAACGGGGTAGCAGCCCTCCACACTGAAATCTTGAAGAACTCTGAGTTGAAAGCTTTCTACGACATCTACCCAGAAAAATTCAACAACAAAACAAACGGTATCACATTCCGCCGTTGGCTCATGCATGCCAATCCAAGACTGTCTCACTACTTGGATGAGATTATTGGAGAGGGATGGCACCATGAAGCAGATGAGCTTGAAAAACTCTTGTCATACGAAGACAAGGCTGCTGTCAAAGAAAAATTGGAAAGCATCAAGGCTCACAACAAACGTAAATTGGCTCGTCACTTGAAAGATCACCAAGGTGTGGAAATCAATACAAACTCTATCTTTGATATCCAAATCAAACGTCTTCACGAGTACAAACGCCAACAAATGAACGCTTTGTATGTCATCCACAAATACCTTGATATCAAGGCTGGTAACATCCCTGCTCGTCCAATCACAGTCTTCTTTGGTGGTAAAGCAGCTCCTGCCTACACAATCGCCCAAGACATCATTCACTTGATCCTTTGCTTGTCAGAAGTGATTGCAAATGATCCAGAAGTAGCTCCACACTTGCAAGTGGTTATGGTTGAAAACTACAACGTTACTGCAGCAAGCTTCCTTATCCCAGCATGTGATATCTCAGAACAAATCTCACTTGCTTCTAAAGAAGCTTCAGGTACTGGTAACATGAAATTCATGTTGAACGGTGCTTTGACTCTTGGTACTATGGACGGTGCTAACGTGGAAATCGCTGAGTTGGTTGGCGACGAAAACATCTATATCTTTGGTGAAGATTCAGAAACTGTTATCGACCTTTACGCAAAAGCAGCTTACAAATCAAGCGAATTCTATGCTCGTGAAGCTATCAAACCTTTGGTTGACTTCATTGTGAGCGATGCTGTTCTTGCAGTAGGTAAGAAAGAACGCTTGGAACGTCTTTACAACGAATTGATCAACAAAGACTGGTTCATGACTCTCCTAGACTTGGAAGACTACATCAAAGTCAAAGAGCAAATGCTTGCTGACTACGAAGACCGTGATGCATGGTTGGATAAAGTCATCGTTAACATTGCCAAAGCAGGATTCTTCTCATCTGACCGTACAATCGCTCAGTACAACGAAGATATCTGGCACTTGAACTAA
- a CDS encoding carbohydrate ABC transporter permease has protein sequence MENQQPSKAALLSVIPGLGQIYNKQKAKGFIFLGVTIVFVLYFLALAAPELHNLITLGDKPGRDNSLFMLIRGAFHLIFVVVYVLFYFSNIKDAHTIAKRINNGIPVPRTFKDMIKGIYENGFPYLLIIPSYVAMTFAIIFPVIVTLMIAFTNYDFQHLPPNKLLDWVGLTNFTNIWSLSTFRSAFGAVLSWTIIWALSASTLQIVIGIFTAIIANQPFIKGKRIFGVIFLLPWAVPAFITILTFSNMFNDSVGAINTQVLPILAKVLPFLDGALIPWKTDPTWTKIALIMMQGWLGFPYIYVLTLGILQSIPNDLYEAAYIDGANAWQKFRNITFPMILAVAAPTLISQYTFNFNNFSIMYLFNGGGPGSVGGGAGSTDILISWIYRLTTGTSPQYSMAAAVTLIISIIVISISMIAFKKLHAFDMEDV, from the coding sequence ATGGAAAACCAACAACCTAGCAAAGCAGCCTTGCTTTCAGTGATTCCTGGGTTAGGACAGATTTACAATAAACAAAAGGCCAAAGGTTTTATCTTCCTTGGTGTCACTATCGTATTTGTTCTTTATTTCCTAGCACTTGCAGCCCCTGAATTGCACAATTTGATCACTCTTGGTGACAAGCCAGGTCGTGATAATTCCCTCTTTATGCTGATTCGTGGTGCCTTCCATTTAATCTTTGTAGTCGTTTATGTGCTCTTTTATTTCTCAAATATTAAAGATGCACATACAATCGCAAAACGTATTAACAATGGAATTCCTGTCCCACGTACTTTTAAAGATATGATCAAAGGTATTTATGAGAATGGTTTCCCTTACCTCTTGATCATCCCATCTTACGTCGCTATGACATTTGCGATTATCTTCCCAGTTATCGTAACCTTGATGATTGCCTTTACCAACTATGACTTCCAACACTTGCCACCAAACAAATTGTTGGACTGGGTTGGTTTGACTAACTTTACAAACATCTGGAGTTTAAGTACCTTCCGTTCAGCCTTCGGTGCGGTTCTTTCTTGGACCATCATCTGGGCCTTGTCTGCTTCTACTTTGCAGATTGTGATTGGTATCTTCACCGCTATCATTGCTAACCAACCATTTATCAAAGGAAAACGTATCTTTGGTGTTATTTTCCTTCTTCCTTGGGCTGTTCCAGCCTTCATCACTATCTTGACATTCTCAAACATGTTTAACGATAGTGTCGGAGCGATCAACACTCAAGTATTGCCTATCTTGGCTAAGGTTCTTCCTTTCCTTGACGGTGCTCTTATCCCTTGGAAAACAGACCCAACTTGGACCAAGATTGCCTTGATTATGATGCAAGGTTGGCTAGGATTCCCATACATCTACGTTTTGACTTTGGGTATCTTGCAGTCAATTCCTAACGACCTCTACGAAGCGGCTTATATCGATGGTGCCAATGCTTGGCAAAAATTCCGCAACATCACTTTCCCTATGATTTTGGCTGTTGCAGCACCAACATTGATCAGCCAATACACCTTCAACTTTAACAACTTCTCTATCATGTACCTCTTCAACGGCGGAGGTCCTGGTAGCGTTGGTGGTGGAGCCGGTTCAACTGATATCTTGATCTCATGGATTTATCGTTTGACAACAGGTACATCTCCTCAATACTCTATGGCGGCAGCTGTTACCTTGATCATCTCTATCATTGTCATCTCTATCTCTATGATCGCATTCAAGAAACTACACGCATTTGATATGGAGGACGTCTAA
- the malQ gene encoding 4-alpha-glucanotransferase yields MKKRQSGVLMHISSLPGAYGIGSFGQTAYDFVDFLVRTKQRYWQILPLGTTSYGDSPYQSFSAFAGNTHFIDLDILVEQGLLEASDLKGVDFGSDASEVDYAKIYYARRPLLEKAVKRFLEVGDVKDFEKFAKDNQSWLELFAEYMAIKEHFDNLAWTEWPDADARARKASALESYREKLADKLVYHRVTQYFFFQQWLKLKAYANDNHIEIVGDMPIYVAEDSSDMWANPHLFKTDANGKATCIAGCPPDEFSATGQLWGNPIYDWEAMDKDGYKWWIERLRESFKIYDIVRIDHFRGFESYWEIPAGSDTAAPGKWVKGPGYKLFAAVKEELGELNIIAEDLGFMTDEVIELRERTGFPGMKILQFAFNPEDESIDSPHLAPANSVMYTGTHDNNTVLGWYRNEIDDPTREYMARYTNRKEYETVPHAMLRTVFSSVSFMAIATMQDLLELDEAARMNYPSTLGGNWSWRMTEDQLTPAAEETLLDLTTIYRRINENLVELKK; encoded by the coding sequence ATGAAAAAACGTCAAAGTGGTGTGTTGATGCACATCTCTTCTCTGCCAGGAGCATACGGGATTGGATCATTTGGCCAGACTGCCTATGATTTCGTTGATTTCTTGGTTCGTACGAAGCAACGTTACTGGCAAATCCTCCCTCTTGGGACAACAAGCTATGGAGATTCTCCATACCAATCATTCTCAGCCTTTGCTGGAAATACGCATTTTATCGACCTTGATATCTTGGTAGAGCAAGGCTTGCTCGAAGCCAGTGATCTTAAAGGTGTTGACTTTGGTAGCGATGCATCTGAAGTTGACTATGCGAAGATTTATTATGCACGTCGTCCGCTTTTAGAAAAAGCAGTCAAACGCTTCTTGGAAGTGGGTGATGTCAAAGATTTTGAGAAGTTTGCTAAAGACAACCAATCATGGCTCGAACTCTTCGCAGAATATATGGCTATCAAAGAGCATTTTGACAATCTTGCTTGGACAGAATGGCCAGATGCAGATGCTCGTGCTCGTAAAGCTTCAGCACTTGAAAGCTACCGTGAGAAATTGGCAGACAAGTTGGTTTACCACCGTGTGACTCAATACTTCTTCTTCCAACAATGGTTGAAATTGAAAGCTTACGCTAACGATAACCACATCGAAATCGTTGGGGACATGCCTATCTACGTAGCAGAAGATTCAAGCGACATGTGGGCAAATCCACATCTCTTCAAGACAGATGCCAATGGTAAAGCAACTTGCATTGCAGGATGCCCACCAGATGAGTTTTCTGCAACTGGTCAACTTTGGGGGAACCCAATCTATGACTGGGAAGCAATGGACAAAGACGGTTACAAATGGTGGATTGAACGCTTGCGTGAAAGCTTCAAAATCTACGATATCGTTCGTATCGATCACTTCCGCGGTTTCGAATCTTACTGGGAAATTCCTGCTGGTTCCGATACAGCAGCACCTGGTAAATGGGTGAAAGGTCCAGGGTACAAACTCTTCGCAGCCGTTAAGGAAGAGCTTGGTGAGCTAAACATCATCGCAGAAGACCTTGGTTTCATGACAGATGAAGTCATCGAGTTGCGTGAACGTACTGGCTTCCCAGGAATGAAGATTCTTCAATTCGCCTTCAATCCAGAAGACGAAAGCATCGATAGCCCACACTTGGCACCTGCCAACTCTGTTATGTACACAGGAACACACGATAACAATACAGTCCTTGGTTGGTACCGTAATGAGATCGATGATCCAACTCGTGAGTATATGGCTCGTTACACGAACCGTAAAGAGTACGAAACAGTGCCACACGCTATGCTTCGCACAGTATTTTCATCAGTGAGCTTTATGGCTATCGCTACCATGCAAGACTTGCTAGAATTGGATGAGGCGGCTCGCATGAACTACCCATCTACTCTTGGTGGAAACTGGTCATGGCGTATGACAGAAGACCAACTCACACCAGCTGCTGAAGAAACTTTGCTTGACTTGACTACAATTTATCGCCGAATTAATGAAAATTTGGTAGAATTAAAGAAATAA